The sequence GCCCGCGAGGCCGGCCGCGTCCTTCACCGCCACGTCGGCCGGGCCGAACACGCCGTTGAAGAAGGGGGCGTAGGCGATCGAGAAGTCGATCACCTTCTCGCGCTCGGCATTCTTGCCGAGCGAGGAGATGACCAGATCGACCTTGCTGGTCTGGAGATAGGGGATGCGGTTGGCGCTGGTGACCGGCACCAGCTCCAGCTTCACGCCGAGCTTCTCGGCGATCAGCTTGGCGACGTCGACATCATAGCCCTTGGGGGCCATGTCGGCGCCGACGCTGCCGAAGGGAGGGAAGTCCTGCGGCACGGCGATGCGGATCACCTTGTTCGCCTCGATGGTGGCGAGGGCGTCGGCGGCGGCGGGCAACGTCATCTGGGTGGCGGCGAGCAGCGCGCCGGCGGCCAGCAGAGCGAGCGGGCGGCCAAAAAGGGAACGACGGTTCATGCGATCAATCCTCCTTGTCCGGCGGAGGGCCGGCTGAGTGGGGGTGGGGGTGGAGATGCGGCACTGAGGGGGCGTTGCCGGCGAAGGTCGACGGCGACAGCAATTCGCGAAGCCCGGCGAGGGGGTCGGGTCGGGCGGTGAGGTCGAGCCCGGCCTCGACCTTGCCGATGTGCTCGTCCATCAGCCGTGCGGCGAGGGAAAGGTCACCCGCCTCCATGGCGGCGACGATGTCCTCGTGGTCGTGGCTGGATTCCTCGGCCTTCTCGGTCGGCTGGTAGAGCATCGAGATAAGCGTGGTGCGCGCGGTGAGGTCGCGGATGATCTCGGTCAGCAGCCGGTTGCCGAGCGCGTCGGCGAGGTGGATGTGGAAGTCGCCGAGCAGGCAGGCGCGGCTATGGACATCGCCGGTCTCGATGGCGCGGCGCTCGATGGCGACATGCTCCTTGAGGCTATGGAGCACGTCGGGCGGCACCTCGCGCACGGTCTGCAGCAGCCCGGTCTCGATCACCCGCCGGGTCTGGAACGCCTCGCGTGCCTCCTCGGCCGAGGGCTCGACCACGTACCAGCCGCGCCGGGCGCTGACCTGCACCACGCCGCGCGTCTCCAGCCGCATCATCGCCTCGCGCACGCGGGTGCGCGAGACGCCGAACAGGTCGGCGAGCTTCTGCTCGCCGAGCCGCGTGCCCGGATTGATGCGGCCGGCGAGGATGGCGGAAAGGATCGCTTCCTCGATATTGGCGGTGGCTGGGTTCATCAGGCCTGCTCACAAACTTGTATACAAGATTGTAAGCAAGCCACGTGCCAACGCCGCGCGGCTGCACGACGTCATCCCCGGGTCAAGCCGGGGGATGACGTCGTATGGGAGGCGATGCCGCCTTGACCGGAGCCAACGAAGCGGTGCGGGGGCGAGAAGGTCGGCCGAAGGTTGCTGGCGGCGTGATAACCGAGGACCGTTGCACCAACAGAACTCCGTCATGGCCGGGCTTGACCCGGCCATCCACGTTTTCCGATGCGCCAAGCGGGAGCCAAACCGTGGATCCCCGGGTCAAGCCCGGGGATGACGTCGTATTGGATTGGGGCGGCCGCGCAGCCCCTGGCGCCCGCATCGCAGGCGAAATGCCGCTTCTTTGACCAGCACGTTGCGCAATAGGCTCGGACACAGGCTGGCTACCTGTATCCGAGCCGAAGAAACTACATGGTGAAATAGAGGTGGATGAGCGCCGCAACTGCGAGCAGGACGCGCGCAACATCCACCACGAGGACCAGTCGGACCATCTCGGTCGCTCCTAATGATGATGTTGTTGTAATGTGCGCGGTCAGCTTCTGATTGCTGAAACTGCTTCTGATCGCAGTCAAACCGGCTAGGACGACTCTTTTGATCGAATCGATCCAAGTCCCTACAACATACATGAAGCAACGAGACGCAGCAATTTACTCTGCCGCTTGCCGCTTATGGCCGAGGCGTTGCGCCAGCTTGTCGACGAGTTCGCCGGCGGCGTCGGCGATGACGGTGCCCGGCGGGTAGATCGCCTCGGCGCCGGCGGCGCGCACGGCGTCATAATCCTGCGGCGGCACCACGCCGCCCACCACCACCATGATGTCCGGCCGGCCCTCGGCGGCGAGCGCGGCCTTCACCTCGGGAACGAGGGTGAGGTGACCGGCGGCGAGCGAGGAGATGCCGATCACATGCACGTCGTTCTCCACCGCCTGCCGGGCGGCTTCCTGCGGCGTGGCGAAAAGCGGGCCGATATCGACGTCGAAGCCGAGATCGGCGAAGGCCGAGGCGATCACCTTCTGGCCGCGGTCGTGCCCGTCCTGGCCGACCTTGGCGACGAGGATGCGCGGGCGCCGACCCTCCTCGTGCTCGAAGGCTTCGACCCGCTCGCGCAGGCGGCCCACCTTGTCGCTCATCGCCCCCGCCTCCCGCCGGTAGACGCCCGAGACCGCGCGGATTTCCGCCCGGTGCCGGCCGAAGACGCGCTCCAGCGCGTCGGAAATCTCGCCCACCGTCGCCTTGGCACGGGCCGCATTGATGGCGAGCGCCAGCAGGTTAGCATTTTCCCGCGCGCCGGCCTCGAGTGCCGCGAGCGCGGCTGCCACCGCCTTGGGGTCGCGCTCCGCCTTCAGCCGCCTGAGCTTGTCGAGCTGGGCGGCGCGCACGGCCGAATTGTCGACCTTGAGCACATCGATGGGCATCTCGCGCGAAGGCCGGTACTTGTTGACGCCGACCACGGTCTGGCGGCCGGAATCGATCCGCGCCTGCGTGATGGCGGCCGCCTCCTCGATGCGCAGCTTCGGGATGCCGGCCTCGATGGCCTTGGCCATGCCGCCCAGTTCCTCCACCTCGGCGATATGGCCGAGCGCCTTGGCGGCGAGGTCGGCGGTCAGCCGCTCGACATAGAAGGAGCCGCCCCACGGGTCGATGGCGCGTGTGGTGCCGCTCTCCTGCTGGAGCACGAGCTGGGTGTTGCGGGCAATGCGGGCGGAGAAGTCGGTCGGCAGCGCCAGCGCC comes from Ancylobacter sp. TS-1 and encodes:
- the scpA gene encoding methylmalonyl-CoA mutase, with translation MSRIPDFAGLDWRVPHLAAPAAGAPDWETPERIAVKPAYGPDDIAGLGFVDTFPGIAPYLRGPYPTMYATQPWTIRQYAGFSTAEDSNAFYRRNLAAGQKGLSVAFDLATHRGYDSDHPRVAGDVGMAGVAIDSIYDMRTLFSGIPLDQMSVSMTMNGAVLPILALYVVAAEEQGVTPAQLSGTIQNDILKEFMVRNTYIYPPAPSMRIIADIFAFTSAHMPRFNSISISGYHMQEAGATQDLELAYTLADGVEYVRAGAAAGLPIDAFAPRLSFFWAIGMNFFMEVAKLRAARLIWAKLMKDLGAQNPKSLPLRTHSQTSGWSLTAQDVFNNVMRTMVEAMAATQGHTQSLHTNALDEALALPTDFSARIARNTQLVLQQESGTTRAIDPWGGSFYVERLTADLAAKALGHIAEVEELGGMAKAIEAGIPKLRIEEAAAITQARIDSGRQTVVGVNKYRPSREMPIDVLKVDNSAVRAAQLDKLRRLKAERDPKAVAAALAALEAGARENANLLALAINAARAKATVGEISDALERVFGRHRAEIRAVSGVYRREAGAMSDKVGRLRERVEAFEHEEGRRPRILVAKVGQDGHDRGQKVIASAFADLGFDVDIGPLFATPQEAARQAVENDVHVIGISSLAAGHLTLVPEVKAALAAEGRPDIMVVVGGVVPPQDYDAVRAAGAEAIYPPGTVIADAAGELVDKLAQRLGHKRQAAE
- a CDS encoding transporter substrate-binding domain-containing protein, whose translation is MNRRSLFGRPLALLAAGALLAATQMTLPAAADALATIEANKVIRIAVPQDFPPFGSVGADMAPKGYDVDVAKLIAEKLGVKLELVPVTSANRIPYLQTSKVDLVISSLGKNAEREKVIDFSIAYAPFFNGVFGPADVAVKDAAGLAGKTVGVTRGAVEDLELTKIAPADTTIKRYEDNNGTISAFLSGQVDVIATGNVVAAAILARNPPKKPEIKFLIKNSPCYIGLNKNEPALLAKVDAIIGAAKKDGALDAISEKWLGTKLPAEL
- a CDS encoding GntR family transcriptional regulator, which encodes MNPATANIEEAILSAILAGRINPGTRLGEQKLADLFGVSRTRVREAMMRLETRGVVQVSARRGWYVVEPSAEEAREAFQTRRVIETGLLQTVREVPPDVLHSLKEHVAIERRAIETGDVHSRACLLGDFHIHLADALGNRLLTEIIRDLTARTTLISMLYQPTEKAEESSHDHEDIVAAMEAGDLSLAARLMDEHIGKVEAGLDLTARPDPLAGLRELLSPSTFAGNAPSVPHLHPHPHSAGPPPDKED